From the Colias croceus chromosome 20, ilColCroc2.1 genome, the window TAGCGGCAAGTAAAACGATATTGTcgatgaaaatattatgtattctaagTTTTCCGTAAAAGGGCATTTATAGTCCGGAACTTCTTCTGAGCGGACGGCCCGCCACCACGCAATTGCAGGAAAGGATATAGCGCCGGAACACACCCAAACGGCCGCTATAAGGAATGCAGCCTTCCGTCCGCTCATCCGCATAGGATATGTAATAGGGTCCGTTATAGCCCAATAACGGTCTAACGATATAACACACAGATTGAGTATAGATGCAGTACTAAATAAAACGTCTAAAGATCGCCACACGTCACACCAATCCATTCCAAAGAACCAAGTGTGTTCTAGAACTTCGTAAAGCGCGGAGAAAGGCATCACAACTAGACCTACAAGGCAGTCAGCTACCGCCAGAGATGTCACAAAATAGTTCGTTGACGTATGTAGGTATCGTTCTCGTATAACAGCTAAGATGACTAACATGTTTCCGAAAACTGTTGTCAGAGAGAATAATAGCAGGAAAGTCACGAGGAGCGCTCGATCTTGAAGCAGAATAATGTATTCATCCCAAGGCTGTTTGGATTCATCGCTAATGTTGTATgcagaaatgttttcataagATGCGTTCAGTTCAAGGACAGCATTGTACGCCGCTCCTGAGGGATCTAGCGAGTATTCGGGTCCTCTGTGCAAATTGTAAAGTTGGCCTTTTGCCACCAGTATTTCCGGATCGGTCGCATTCATATTTTCCCAAAGGTTATTCGCTTGCTAGCGCCATGGTGAGTGTTTATGTTTTCCTTGTTTCGCTCGAAGCCATTTAGATATTACATTTTTGGCAGGCATTTTGTTCTCTGATTCCACTTTCGAGGACATACTGGTTTGGCATAGCTTTATATGGTTTGTTGATATATTGTCGTATCTGAAACAAAATAGAAATGTGGTTAAGATAATGTCAACGAGCCGAAATCTTATTTCTATTCGAcactgtaaataaaaagcttaTAAAAAGTAAGTCACATAATAAGAATTAAGTATCACGTAGTCCTTCGTATcgcaatatatttaaatatttttgataaaaacacattaattATCTGGACTAAAGATTACTAAGTATATCACAATTCACATCTACCCTCCGAAAGTTCACTTCTTATTCTGACATTTGTCGTGGtcgtatatttttacaattttgagGTAGATATTTATCTAAACTTACTactactttaataaataatttaatcaaaacgaaattaactaataaaaatacgaattttcgtttgttattttaatacgtTTTGTTTGCACAgataaagtaggtacctactttaggatagatattatgaatatttatccaacatatacttaaattaaaaatgtttactgGCTTGTCTTTAATTCCTTAGTAGTGgcacatataatattactagtagtagtaaaaaaaatcaa encodes:
- the LOC123700951 gene encoding dopamine receptor 2-like, producing the protein MNATDPEILVAKGQLYNLHRGPEYSLDPSGAAYNAVLELNASYENISAYNISDESKQPWDEYIILLQDRALLVTFLLLFSLTTVFGNMLVILAVIRERYLHTSTNYFVTSLAVADCLVGLVVMPFSALYEVLEHTWFFGMDWCDVWRSLDVLFSTASILNLCVISLDRYWAITDPITYPMRMSGRKAAFLIAAVWVCSGAISFPAIAWWRAVRSEEVPDYKCPFTENLEYIIFSSTISFYLPLFVMVFTYYRIYRAATIQTRSLKIGTKQVMRPSGELELTLRIHRGGTMRQRSDVCHGACTPEEPDQEPLTALQNNGLSRSSTRLTNVTHNKHLPKNFSLPRKLAKFAKEKKAAKTLGIVMGVFIVCWLPFFVVNLLSGFCSSCIAHEEIVNVVVTWLGWVNSSMNPVIYACWSRDFRRAFLRILCVCCPRKLRRKYQPQLRFKQSQYPVTTMMYSSVSQHEMCRL